In Miscanthus floridulus cultivar M001 chromosome 5, ASM1932011v1, whole genome shotgun sequence, one genomic interval encodes:
- the LOC136453066 gene encoding uncharacterized protein, with amino-acid sequence MEQDEREVPDLPKGKEHEQGGGAPVPGGVAGAEGGLARGAASSEQEGVSGAGNDGCCAAVESESEGEEDIEAIFASEASTEELGGVAPASNAGRGDAPGSDRNEDPATIRFELRGFRPTRRAVAHAMPPSSYRRLPLRSGKQYSPTRFIFAGDAASDIANAHDPSTGTSEAASGPLPTASLGSTSATSRSAGVSSVVNAGHGAKNEVMVSMAMRRSEIDVAVDKSCSDDHNTESKDVEAARASSSCRHPSRSRKQRRPDRCISDPEEDARAAAAARAKARRGNLVLDRFLTYLVRTSPEQRPEWVRNITADDVGVQGQRDNNVSRTVSEDSPEGPPDGSPSILAIVAILGASLALSLVSCVLLYIVGQRTASGLPDTHQKK; translated from the exons ATGGAGCAAGACGAGCGTGAGGTCCCTGACCTACCCAAGGGGAAGGAGCACGAGCAGGGAGGCGGTGCTCCGGTGCCGGGCGGGGTGGCCGGTGCCGAGGGCGGCCTGGCCCGCGGGGCCGCTTCATCGGAGCAGGAGGGCGTCTCGGGGGCCGGCAATGACGGTTGTTGTGCCGCGGTTGAGTCGGAGAGCGAAGGAGAGGAGGATATTGAGGCGATCTTTGCTTCG GAAGCTTCGACGGAGGAGTTGGGAGGGGTCGCTCCGGCGAGCAATGCTGGTCGTGGCGATGCGCCGGGGAGCGACCGGAACGAAGACCCTGCGACGATTCGCTTCG AGCTTCGAGGGTTTCGACCGACCAGGCGAGCGGTCGCGCACGCGATGCCGCCGTCGTCCTACCGCCGCCTGCCGCTCCGAAGCGGGAAGCAGTACAGCCCGACCCGCTTCATCTTCGCGGGAGACGCAGCGTCGGACATCGCCAATGCTCATGATCCTAGCACTGGCACGTCAGAAGCAGCAAGCGGCCCACTGCCCACCGCCAGCCTCGGCTCAACGTCGGCGACGTCGCGATCCGCCGGTGTCTCTTCAGTGGTCAATGCCGGGCATGGCGCCAAGAACGAAGTGATGGTCTCGATGGCGATGAGACGCTCTG AGATTGACGTTGCGGTTGACAAGTCGTGCTCCGACGATCACAACACCGAGTCGAAGGATGTGGAAGCGGCGCGGGCATCCTCGTCATGCCGCCATCCTTCTCGCAGCAGGAAGCAGCGCCGCCCTGATCGCTGCATCTCCGACCCCGAGGAAGACGCTAGGGCCGCAGCCGCAGCCCGTGCAAAGGCTCGTCGGGGTAACCTTGTCCTCGACAGGTTCCTCACCTACCTGGTCCGCACCTCGCCAGAACAGAGGCCGGAGTGGGTGAGGAACATCACGGCAGACGATGTCGGAGTACAGGGGCAGCGCGACAACAATGTCTCGAGGACGGTGTCAGAGGACAGTCCAGAAGGGCCGCCTGACGGGAGCCCAAGTATCCTCGCCATTGTTGCCATTCTCGGTGCTTCCCTGGCGCTCAGCTTGGTCTCGTGCGTGCTCTTGTACATCGTCGGTCAGAGAACTGCCTCTGGGCTGCCAGACACGCACCAGAAGAAG TGA
- the LOC136453067 gene encoding protein ABCI7, chloroplastic-like gives MSSPSPVCAASCSTALRTPPPLLRFRRSSAPVSASVARAAPAVSDDLVLRIAELLEDSVTSTSPLLDPLRSASALSLLSTPWPTRRSSEAFRFTDISYLRSLPISLPSREPDLALPSSPFSSHVLFSDGILLSSSGAHVSTLADLPPGRARDRAAAALSASAEFAHKDLFFDFNAVGASDVVVVHVPEGVKVADDPIHIMFAYTGSGAESMQMSNPRVLVVAEKAAEVAIVEEHFGVGEEGGCYWANPVAEIIIDEGARVVHSYVQHQSFAAAHTKWTVVMQDTTSKYEFVEVSTGAKLNRHNLHIEQLGPETETELSTLHLTSQNKQIHDLHSRLILDHPRGFSRQLHKCIACGTGNSIFDGNIKVNRYAQQTDAGQETKCLILSPKALVNVKPNLQIIADDVKCTHGAAISGELDPNELFYFQARGINTETATDALLYFFGAHVIKRIPFKPISEKALAQFKELLASSRQTTDEAFHS, from the exons ATGTCCTCGCCGTCGCCGGTGTGCGCCGCCTCCTGCTCCACCGCTCTCCGCACGCCGCCGCCTCTCCTTCGCTTCCGCCGCTCTTCCGCTCCGGTATCCGCCTCCGTGGCGCGCGCGGCGCCCGCCGTCTCTGACGACCTCGTCCTCCGCATCGCCGAGCTGCTCGAGGACTCGGTGACCTCCACCTCCCCGCTCCTCGACCCCCTCCGCTCCGCCTCCGCGCTCTCCCTCCTCTCCACGCCCTGGCCCACACGCCGCTCCAGCGAGGCGTTCCGCTTCACTGACATCTCCTACCTCCGCTCCCTCCCCATCTCCCTCCCTTCCCGGGAGCCCGACCTCGCGCTGCCGTCCTCCCCTTTCTCTTCCCACGTCCTCTTCTCGGATGGAATCCTCCTATCCTCCTCTGGTGCCCATGTCAGCACCCTCGCCGATCTTCCCCCTGGCCGCGCCCgcgaccgcgccgccgccgcgctttCCGCCTCCGCTGAATTCGCCCACAAGGACCTCTTCTTCGACTTCAACGCCGTTGGGGCGAGTGACGTCGTTGTTGTGCACGTGCCTGAGGGGGTCAAGGTGGCCGACGACCCAATCCACATCATGTTCGCCTATACCGGTAGCGGTGCTGAGAGTATGCAGATGTCCAATCCAAGGGTTCTGGTCGTGGCCGAGAAGGCAGCAGAGGTGGCCATAGTGGAGGAGCACTTTGGGGTTGGAGAAGAAGGTGGTTGCTATTGGGCCAATCCAGTGGCAGAGATTATCATCGATGAGGGCGCAAGAGTGGTTCATTCGTATGTGCAACATCAATCATTTGCTGCAGCACATACTAAATGGACAGTTGTCATGCAG GATACAACTAGTAAATATGAGTTTGTTGAGGTCAGCACTGGAGCAAAATTGAACAGACACAATCTCCATATCGAGCAGTTAGGTCCTGAGACAGAGACAGAACTCTCAACACTTCACTTAACATCTCAGAATAAGCAGATACATGATCTGCACAGCAGACTGATACTTGATCACCCTAGAGGTTTTTCACGACAGCTCCACAAATGCATTGCTTGTGGCACAGGAAATAGCATATTTGATGGCAATATTAAAGTCAACAG GTATGCACAACAAACTGATGCGGGGCAAGAAACCAAGTGTCTTATCCTATCACCAAAGGCGCTTGTTAATGTCAAACCGAACCTTCAGATTATTGCTGATGATGTGAAGTGTACTCATGGTGCCGCCATCAGTGGTGAGCTTGATCCAAATGAGCTCTTCTACTTCCAGGCAAGAGGTATCAACACGGAAACTGCAACAGATGCCCTGTTATACTTCTTTGGAGCCCATGTGATAAAGCGCATACCGTTTAAGCCCATAAGTGAGAAGGCATTAGCACAGTTCAAAGAGTTGCTTGCTTCATCCAGACAAACAACGGATGAGGCCTTTCATTCGTAA
- the LOC136453068 gene encoding uncharacterized protein, with translation MALRLSAPFLTSRFTPSQASAPRRRTRARSFSPSADARAACFRRPYTSVLIVPTGVGAAVGGFAGDALPVARAVAGVADCLISHPNVLNAAMLYWPMPNTLYVEGYALDRFAEGSWALQPVHQNKVGLVLDSGIEEDLWLRHLQVADATRASLGLPVVEYIVTDAPLEIKTWFDPRCGKSTGSVGNSDSLLRAVDALVTHSDVNAVAIVARFPDDDPEDSDCYREGKGVDLLAGVESIISHLIVKEFKIPSAHAPAVLPPPLSPLVCPRSAAEEIGYTFLPCVLAGLSNAPQYVMRRGSLDNGCIVAGDVDSVILPKDSCGGDGTLAFARAARKDKPLIITVQENETVHDDTPDKFGIEALNVRNYWEAIGVIAAHKAGVNPNALRRQGIDHLKSSRRLYSAHSSSPKPSARPPVHDKVHIQQLVRQIQY, from the exons ATGGCGCTCCGTCTCTCTGCTCCGTTCCTCACCTCGCGCTTTACGCCGTCGCAGGCGTCGGCCCCGCGCAGGCGCACCCGGGCCCGCTCTTTCTCTCCGTCCGCCGATGCACGGGCAGCGTGCTTCAGGAGACCCTACACGTCCGTTCTGATTGTCCCCACGGGTGTCGGCGCGGCCGTCGGGGGCTTCGCCGGCGACGCCCTTCCGGTTGCGCGAGCCGTCGCCGGCGTCGCTGACTGTCTCATATCCCACCCAAAC GTGCTGAACGCGGCGATGCTGTACTGGCCGATGCCCAATACACTCTACGTGGAAGGGTACGCCCTTGACAGATTCGCAGAAGGATCCTGGGCACTCCAACCTGTTCACCAGAACAAG GTAGGCTTGGTGTTGGATTCTGGAATCGAGGAAGACCTCTGGCTGCGCCACTTGCAGGTTGCAGATGCCACGAGGGCTTCTCTTGGCTTGCCTGTAGTGGAGTACATTGTCACAGATGCTCCTCTGGAA ATCAAGACATGGTTTGATCCCAGGTGTGGGAAGTCGACGGGGAGTGTTGGTAACTCTGATTCTCTTCTGAGAGCAGTGGACGCACTAGTGACACATTCAGACGTGAATGCTGTGGCAATTGTTGCACGCTTTCCAGACGATGACCCAGAAGATTCAGATTGTTACCGGGAAGGAAAG GGTGTTGATCTATTGGCAGGAGTTGAATCAATTATCAGTCATCTAATTGTGAAAGAATTCAAAATCCCTTCTGCACATGCTCCTGCAGTGTTACCCCCACCACTCAGCCCATTAGTATGCCCTAGATCTGCTGCTGAAGAG ATTGGATATACATTTCTGCCTTGTGTGCTTGCTGGGTTAAGCAATGCTCCACAGTATGTCATGAGGAGAGGAAGCTTAGACAATGGTTGCATAGTTGCTGGTGATGTTGACAGTGTTATTCTTCCCAAAGACTCTTGTGGAGGAGATGGTACACTTGCTTTTGCTCGGGCTGCAAGAAAGGACAAG CCCTTAATCATTACTGTACAGGAAAATGAGACAGTGCATGATGATACTCCAGACAAGTTCGGCATAGAAGCG CTGAATGTCCGGAACTACTGGGAAGCAATTGGAGTCATTGCTGCTCACAAGGCAGGTGTCAATCCAAATGCTCTTAGAAGACAAGGGATTGATCATCTTAAGAGTTCAAGACGATTATATTCTGCTCACTCTTCAAGTCCTAAGCCATCTGCCCGTCCTCCAGTGCACGATAAAGTACATATACAGCAGCTAGTTAGACAAATTCAGTACTAA